In Primulina eburnea isolate SZY01 chromosome 14, ASM2296580v1, whole genome shotgun sequence, the following proteins share a genomic window:
- the LOC140811358 gene encoding uncharacterized protein, with the protein MTHTLGFNDPLFLHPSDMPGMNLVNDQLLGIENYGIWSRAMLIAFRAKNKISFIDGSFPRPEAGNATLHQWERCNALVLSWIMNTVSKEIFRGIVYSTDASVVWSDLKEQFDKVNGSRIFSIHRDITRLVQGNSTISVYYSKLKHLWDEYNSLVTLPSCECDTAKQYLNHENQQRLLQFLIGLNDSYMSIRSQILMMDPLPNVGQAFSILSQEETHRSLVPVDAQPASVFYSSQYKSEEPKKYHTQHSASSYCDYCKWTGHTKATCYKLVGYPPGHRLHGQPLYSDNKRNFRGYGKPNKPSVSANLAEDGPTKEKETITSQPTVPLFTSEQYAEIMKLLGANSIQPPTDPVANMAGNKLKFCDDWIIDTGANEHMTGCSYILQRARSMANSSSSVRLPNDSKLAISHIGSVNLSPSITLSNDLTSGRIIGIGRERNGLYHLTSQMFQQSSTVNNEPQSSFSDLRCNTLHFQNNLVVPKKTTFTPPFPHHSPIPDSFDSSLPVNDSSTLQLNDPTHFPPLRRSSRTRVTPNWTKDFSCSNLPQSHSSQCLYPLSHHISYSKFSSPYQHFVAAISSVHEPHSYHEAVKDSRWKSAMDLELAALESNHTWDVVDLPLNVKPIGCRWVYKVKHNSDGSVDKLKARLVAKGYTQQPGVDFHDTFSPTAKIVTIRCLLSLSASYQWPITQMDVANAFLHGDLDEEIFMTLPLGYRVQDKHKVCRLRKSLYGLKQASRQWNLKFAGIMNIAGYIQSQHDHSLFVKKSSNHIVILVVYVDDIVITGSSEDMIADLKCFLHSQLQIRDLGRLKYFLGIEVARSHDGIYLNQRKYVLELIKDVGVSGSKPFDTPMEQHRKLTTVELDSIINPNSAVLSADPLLINPDAYQRLVGRLIYLTITRPDICYVVQHLSQFMHSPKKSHMDAVIRVVKYLKCSPGLGILLSSKNSMTLSAYCDSDWASCPMSRRSLTGFCIQLGTSLLSWRTKKQNTVSRSSAEAEYRAMAAATCEIVWIRGVLNDMGLTLTAPARLFCDNKAALHIAANPMYHERTKHIEIDCHLIREKLKSGIIQTEHVSTVNQLADVFTKSLSKEQHTFLLSKLGLCNLYQA; encoded by the exons ATGACGCATACACTTGGATTCAATGATCCGTTGTTTTTACATCCTTCGGATATGCCAGGGATGAATTTGGTGAATGATCAGCTTCTAGGCATTGAGAATTATGGAATTTGGAGTAGAGCTATGCTTATTGCGTTCAGAGCTAAGAACAAAATCAGTTTTATTGATGGATCATTCCCACGACCTGAAGCTGGAAATGCAACTTTGCATCAATGGGAACGCTGCAATGCTCTGGTCCTTTCATGGATCATGAACACTGTTTCCAAAGAGATTTTTAGAGGTATTGTTTATTCCACTGATGCATCAGTAGTTTGGTCTGACTTGAAGGAACAATTTGACAAGGTAAACGGATCACGAATTTTCTCCATTCATCGCGATATTACTCGATTAGTTCAAGGAAATAGTACTATCTCTGTTTATTACTCGAAATTGAAGCATCTCTGGGACGAATATAATTCCCTGGTCACTCTCCCATCCTGTGAGTGTGATACTGCCAAGCAGTACCTGAATCATGAAAATCAGCAAAGACTTCTTCAATTCCTTATAGGATTGAATGATAGCTATATGTCAATTCGTAGCCAAATTCTTATGATGGATCCCCTTCCCAATGTTGGACAAGCTTTTTCTATTTTATCACAAGAGGAAACACATCGGTCTTTGGTTCCAGTGGATGCCCAACCAGCTTCTGTATTTTATTCTTCACAATATAAGTCCGAGGAACCTAAGAAATATCATACTCAGCATTCAGCTTCTAGTTATTGTGATTATTGCAAATGGACAGGGCACACTAAGGCTACATGCTACAAATTAGTTGGCTATCCTCCAGGACATCGTCTTCATGGGCAGCCTCTTTATTCTGATAATAAGAGAAATTTCAGAGGATATGGAAAGCCTAATAAACCGTCTGTATCCGCTAATCTAGCAGAGGATGGTCCAACTAAGGAAAAGGAAACAATCACTTCCCAGCCCACTGTTCCATTATTTACTTCAGAACAGTATGCAGAGATTATGAAATTGCTGGGCGCTAATTCCATTCAACCTCCCACCGATCCAGTTGCTAACATGGCAGGTAATAAGTTGAAGTTTTGTGATGATTGgatcattgatactggtgctaatGAACATATGACTGGCTGTTCATATATCTTACAACGTGCTAGGTCCATGGCTAATTCCTCCAGTTCCGTTAGACTGCCAAATGATAGTAAACTTGCTATTAGCCACATTGGTTCCGTTAACCTGTCACCATCTATCACTCTCTCTAAT GACCTAACGAGTGGGAGGATAATTGGGATTGGTAGAGAGAGAAATGGGTTGTACCATCTCACCAGCCAAATGTTTCAGCAATCCAGTACAGTCAACAATGAGCCTCAATCTTCCTTTTCTGATTTGAGATGTAATACCTTACATTTTCAGAATAATCTTGTTGTTCCTAAGA AGACTACTTTTACTCCACCCTTTCCACATCATTCTCCTATTCCAGACTCTTTTGATAGCTCACTGCCTGTAAATGACTCTTCCACATTACAGTTAAATGATCCTACCCATTTTCCACCTCTACGTCGATCTTCTAGGACAAGAGTTACACCTAACTGGACCAAAGATTTTTCTTGTTCCAACTTGCCACAGAGTCATTCTTCTCAGTGTCTTTACCCTCTATCACATCATATTTCTTATTCTAAATTTTCATCTCCATACCAACACTTCGTGGCTGCCATTTCCTCTGTTCATGAGCCTCATTCCTATCATGAGGCAGTTAAGGATTCTCGTTGGAAATCAGCCATGGACTTAGAACTTGCCGCTTTGGAGTCAAACCACACTTGGGATGTGGTTGATCTGCCACTGAATGTTAAACCCATTGGATGTCGTTGGGTTTACAAAGTTAAGCATAATTCAGACGGGTCTGTTGATAAGCTCAAAGCACGATTAGTTGCGAAAGGCTACACTCAACAACCCGGGGTCGACTTTCATGATACCTTTTCGCCTACGGCCAAGATTGTCACCATTAGGTGTTTATTGAGTTTGTCCGCATCATATCAGTGGCCTATTACTCAGATGGATGTGGCAAATGCATTCCTTCATGGTGATCTCGATGAAGAGATTTTTATGACATTACCACTTGGTTATCGTGTTCAAGATAAGCATAAAGTGTGTCGTTTGCGCAAATCgttatatggtcttaagcaaGCGTCTCGACAATGGAATCTCAAGTTTGCTGGAATTATGAATATTGCAGGATACATACAATCACAGCATGATCATTCATTGTTTGTTAAAAAATCCTCCAACCACATTGTGATACTTGTGGTGTATGTGGATGACATAGTGATTACGGGCAGTAGTGAGGATATGATCGCTGACTTGAAGTGTTTTTTACATTCTCAACTTCAAATCCGTGACCTTGGCCGATTAAAATACTTTTTGGGCATTGAGGTTGCTCGCTCTCATGATGGTATTTATCTCAACCAACGCAAATATGTACTAGAGCTTATTAAAGATGTTGGCGTTTCCGGCAGTAAGCCATTTGATACTCCGATGGAACAACACAGAAAACTAACAACTGTGGAACTTGATTCTATCATTAATCCCAATTCCGCTGTGCTATCTGCTGATCCTTTACTCATCAATCCAGATGCCTATCAGAGGTTAGTTGGTCGTTTGATATATCTTACCATTACACGACCTGATATTTGTTACGTTGTGCAACATCTTAGTCAGTTCATGCATTCCCCTAAAAAATCTCATATGGATGCTGTTATTCGCGTGGTGAAGTATTTGAAATGTTCCCCAGGCTTGGGTATATTACTTTCCTCCAAGAATTCTATGACTCTTTCCGCATATTGTGATTCTGATTGGGCTTCATGTCCGATGTCTCGACGTTCATTGACTGGATTTTGCATTCAACTTGGAACCTCTTTGTTGTCTTGGCGCACCAAGAAGCAAAATACAGTCTCCAGATCATCAGCCGAAGCCGAATATCGTGCAATGGCTGCTGCAACTTGTGAAATTGTTTGGATCCGTGGTGTTCTCAATGACATGGGTCTTACACTTACTGCTCCAGCCAGATTATTCTGTGATAACAAAGCTGCTCTACACATTGCCGCCAATCCAATGTATCATGAACGAACCAagcatattgagatcgattGCCATTTGATCCGAGAAAAACTGAAGTCGGGGATCATTCAAACAGAACACGTCTCTACTGTCAATCAGCTTGCAGATGTCTTCACGAAGAGTTTGAGCAAAGAACAACATACCTTTTTGCTGTCCAAGCTTGGTCTTTGCAACTTATACCAAGCTTGA